Proteins encoded together in one Chitinophaga lutea window:
- the mqnE gene encoding aminofutalosine synthase MqnE, giving the protein MTTTNATPGLQTLLAAPSLDTDIRRIADKILQEERLTQEDGITLFEKGDIGLLGALANHVRERKHGNKTYFNRNFHIEPTNVCVFTCKFCSYSRLYKNREEGWELSIDEMLDIVKKYDGQPVTEVHIVGGVHPKMNLDFFMDLMRRIKAHRPDLHIKGFTPVELDYMFRKAKVSVEEGMRMMHEAGLQSLPGGGAEIFHPDIRTQICHDKVDAEGWLHIHKTAHSMGMVTNATMLYGHIEQYWHRVDHMERLRQLQDETHGFNTFIPLKFRNKDNEMAHIPESTIIEDLKMYAVGRLYMDNFPHIKAYWPMLGRNTAQLTLSFGVNDLDGTIDDTTKIYSMAGSEEQSPSMNTAQLAMLIKQAGRTPVERDTVYNEVKDYSGVVFSEEELAG; this is encoded by the coding sequence ATGACGACGACTAACGCAACGCCCGGACTTCAGACATTATTGGCAGCACCTTCTCTCGACACGGACATCCGCAGGATAGCTGACAAGATATTACAGGAAGAAAGGCTCACGCAGGAAGACGGCATCACGCTCTTCGAGAAGGGAGATATCGGGCTGCTGGGCGCATTGGCCAACCACGTCCGTGAGCGCAAGCACGGCAACAAAACTTACTTCAACCGCAATTTCCATATTGAGCCTACGAACGTTTGTGTATTTACCTGCAAATTCTGCTCGTACTCCAGGCTCTATAAAAACCGCGAGGAAGGCTGGGAGCTCAGCATCGACGAGATGCTCGACATCGTCAAGAAATACGACGGCCAGCCCGTCACGGAAGTGCACATCGTAGGCGGCGTGCATCCCAAAATGAATCTCGATTTCTTCATGGACCTGATGCGCCGGATCAAGGCTCACCGCCCCGACCTGCACATCAAAGGGTTTACGCCCGTGGAACTGGATTACATGTTCCGCAAGGCGAAGGTCAGCGTGGAAGAAGGCATGCGCATGATGCATGAAGCCGGCCTGCAGTCGCTGCCCGGCGGCGGCGCGGAAATTTTCCACCCGGACATCCGCACGCAGATCTGCCACGACAAGGTGGATGCCGAAGGATGGCTGCACATTCACAAAACCGCGCACAGCATGGGCATGGTCACCAACGCCACCATGCTGTACGGCCACATCGAACAGTACTGGCACCGCGTGGATCACATGGAAAGGTTGCGGCAATTGCAGGATGAAACACACGGTTTCAACACCTTCATCCCCCTCAAATTCAGGAATAAAGACAACGAGATGGCGCACATCCCCGAATCCACGATCATCGAGGATTTGAAAATGTATGCCGTTGGCCGCCTGTATATGGACAACTTCCCCCACATCAAGGCTTACTGGCCGATGCTGGGCCGCAATACCGCGCAGCTTACGCTGTCGTTCGGCGTCAACGACCTCGACGGCACCATCGACGATACCACGAAGATTTACTCCATGGCCGGCTCCGAAGAACAATCCCCCTCCATGAACACCGCACAGCTGGCCATGCTCATCAAACAGGCTGGCAGAACGCCGGTGGAAAGGGATACGGTGTACAACGAAGTGAAGGATTATTCCGGCGTGGTATTTTCAGAAGAAGAACTCGCAGGCTGA
- a CDS encoding DUF192 domain-containing protein, producing the protein MMNCKMMAPLLIISSLYFASCQNQPGTGNQGTGDTAATVSTTPAPPPADSGPAFKKEGVLSFISKEKGDTISTISIEIAETDEERARGLMDRKSMPDSVGMLFIFPAAEEQSFWMKNTYISLDILYVDSNLEIVSIQKYATPLSEESLPSFKKAQYVVEVNAGYTDKKKIKYGDKIAFKKD; encoded by the coding sequence ATGATGAATTGTAAAATGATGGCGCCCCTTCTGATCATCTCCAGCCTGTACTTCGCATCGTGCCAGAACCAGCCCGGCACGGGCAACCAGGGCACCGGCGATACGGCGGCCACGGTGAGCACCACTCCTGCCCCTCCTCCGGCAGACAGCGGGCCGGCTTTTAAGAAAGAAGGCGTGTTATCCTTCATCAGCAAAGAGAAAGGAGACACGATCAGCACCATCTCCATTGAAATTGCGGAAACTGACGAAGAGCGCGCCCGCGGCCTGATGGACCGTAAAAGCATGCCCGATTCCGTGGGGATGCTGTTTATTTTCCCCGCTGCCGAAGAACAAAGCTTCTGGATGAAGAATACCTATATTTCCCTGGATATTCTGTATGTAGACAGCAACCTGGAAATTGTATCGATCCAGAAGTACGCCACGCCGCTCTCCGAGGAAAGCCTTCCTTCGTTCAAGAAAGCGCAGTATGTGGTGGAAGTGAACGCGGGGTATACCGATAAGAAGAAGATTAAATACGGGGATAAGATCGCCTTTAAAAAGGACTGA
- a CDS encoding RagB/SusD family nutrient uptake outer membrane protein: MKKLSVYILSICAAASVASCNKLLETNPRESIDLEKASKSKDAIKATVISAYASMRAVGYYGRDFIVQSEVLSDNGEITTSNSNRFVNESNNSPRAQVAIWNTCYTNIFRSNFIMKYGPRASGFSEEELDQLMGEAFFIRAYNYFDLVRSFARNPRFLNGFDYGVPIVTDALLDVTNPEFPGYPSRPKVDAVYAQIVKDLDSAVARLGKSEVTAGIVGPFRASKLAAIALNSRVKLYRGDWAGSEADATTAIGMIATGFNTPKLKVEFVSDSATYMSKWGNLHPEMIFGLSFEAYEAFGSDAIQSIFYKHPILGGYGDITPRAGLRADYYTDNDPRWKSLLRPVTKSGQAIFSCLKWPGAKPFQGGDDIMLIRASELYLNRAEARAMQGGKDVEALDDLNKVHTRVKLAPLAGLTGDALTAAILRERRIELAFEGHRLFDLMRTGRDIVKSAATTIPNTDYKLVAPIPQAEVDVNKNLLQNPNY; the protein is encoded by the coding sequence ATATTTTATCCATTTGCGCGGCAGCGAGCGTGGCATCATGCAACAAGCTGCTGGAAACCAATCCGCGTGAGTCCATCGACCTGGAAAAGGCGAGCAAAAGTAAAGACGCCATCAAGGCGACCGTTATTTCCGCTTATGCCAGCATGCGCGCGGTAGGGTATTATGGCCGCGATTTTATCGTGCAGAGCGAGGTGTTGTCCGACAACGGCGAGATCACTACCTCGAACTCCAACCGCTTCGTGAATGAGTCCAACAACTCTCCGCGTGCGCAGGTGGCGATCTGGAATACCTGCTATACCAACATTTTCCGCAGCAACTTCATCATGAAGTACGGCCCGCGGGCCAGCGGTTTCAGCGAAGAAGAACTGGATCAGCTGATGGGTGAGGCGTTTTTCATCCGTGCTTACAACTACTTCGACCTGGTGCGGTCTTTTGCCCGCAACCCCAGGTTCCTGAACGGCTTCGACTACGGTGTGCCCATCGTTACCGATGCGTTGCTGGATGTGACCAACCCGGAGTTCCCCGGTTATCCGTCCCGCCCGAAAGTAGATGCCGTATATGCACAGATCGTCAAAGATCTTGACTCTGCAGTTGCCCGCCTCGGCAAATCCGAAGTAACCGCAGGCATCGTTGGTCCTTTTCGTGCGTCCAAACTGGCCGCCATCGCCCTCAACAGCCGCGTGAAATTATACCGTGGCGACTGGGCCGGCTCCGAAGCAGATGCGACAACCGCCATCGGCATGATCGCAACAGGGTTCAACACCCCGAAGCTGAAAGTGGAATTCGTATCAGACAGCGCCACCTATATGTCCAAATGGGGCAACCTCCACCCGGAAATGATTTTCGGGCTGAGCTTCGAAGCATATGAAGCATTTGGTTCCGACGCTATCCAGTCGATTTTTTACAAGCATCCCATCCTGGGCGGGTACGGCGACATCACGCCCCGTGCCGGTTTACGGGCTGATTATTATACCGATAATGATCCCCGCTGGAAATCCTTGCTGAGACCCGTGACCAAGAGCGGCCAGGCGATATTTTCCTGCCTGAAATGGCCCGGCGCCAAACCTTTCCAGGGCGGCGACGACATCATGCTCATCCGCGCCAGCGAACTGTACCTCAACCGCGCAGAAGCGAGAGCGATGCAGGGCGGTAAAGATGTGGAAGCGCTCGATGACCTGAATAAAGTACATACCCGTGTTAAACTGGCCCCCCTGGCCGGCCTGACCGGTGATGCACTGACTGCTGCCATCCTCCGCGAAAGAAGGATAGAACTGGCTTTCGAGGGCCACCGCCTGTTCGATCTGATGCGTACCGGCCGCGACATTGTAAAATCGGCTGCCACGACCATTCCGAACACCGACTATAAACTGGTGGCACCTATTCCGCAGGCAGAAGTGGACGTGAACAAAAACCTGCTGCAGAATCCTAACTATTAA